TTACGAGCTGTCAACAGAAATATGTCTTCACATCGATTCGTTGTGTAAGACATTTGCCCAAAAGCTGTTCGTTTCTTACAATGGTAATCCTCCCATCGTTGCTTACGATTCCGAACGATATTCAGCAATTTTTCGAAGGTTCCACGCTGGAGCGCTTCGGATTTATGATTGAGCCATGTTTTTACAGCAGCAATCAACTGATCCTCATTGCAGCGTAGCTCTGAACAAGAGCAGATCGTTTCCAACTTCtctaaaaacaaattcacaaaATCCGGACTTCGGAACAACACAAAAGGATTACGACAAATAATGGCCAAACACGCTTCTTCCACTTTGTAAGGCACGTTTGtagtcatataaattttcagCACGGCAGATTCTTCCTTTTTGATGTACCGCAGGCAACGTTCCAGCAAACCTAGTAATTCATACTTTTCGGCAGCATAGTATACAGATACCAGATTTTGCGCACTCAGGGTCGGTTCACCATAATACGCAAATTTTAGCATTTCCACAAATGTGGCAGGTTCTATATCCGGGACCACCACATCCTCTTCCGGGTCTTTTAACAGTTTCGTAATCATTCGGTAAAAGACCGTGCTGGCTGTTACCAACGGGAACGCATGCCCATAAATGATTGCACCACTAGAACCGACCCTAAAGGTAATGTCTGAGAGCAACGGGTTGTTGACAAAATTGCGGAGACAATCCGGATTTCGAAACGCCGACAGCTTGTGATCCTTCAGCAATGGTTCCACATTTTCGActttggacattttttttgtttccgttTCACTTTTCACCCttaatgtttaaatttctaATCACTGACTTGTTTAATACTGGCAAAAGAACTGGTCACTATTTATGAGAAACCTGCGGGCGATGAATAGCGATTTATGCAGGCTGCATGCAAAAATGCATCTTAATTATTTGTACTTTTCTATTGAAAATGCACTCATTATGAAAAGGGATGTACTCTCTTAAAATAAactttgtagtattttttttatttatttacaaatggttttattagGGCATTTTACTTACAAAGATTTCTGGGAGTGTTTTtcctaacgagcctatagtttACAATAGTCTCTTCAGTTTTTTCTATAACTTTGGGTTAATAGGGGGGGTTAATTCAAATCTTATTATAGGAAAGGAATCGGGGGATCAGGGTTTTCGACTTCCTGGCCAGAACTTCTAAATCTCACGATGAAATTTGAAAGGCACATTGTTAAATATTAATATAACATAACATACGTATAttggttgatgatgatgattcttTTGTTAAACGAATTTTACAGTGTATCATTTGTGATGGGAGTGGCATACTCAAATCCAACTCAGATTTGATATTTTCGTTACGAAGGAACTGATAGATGAGTTGATCTTAGCGAATTTAGAGTTTTTTGAAAACTCGTTTGCAATGCCTGCTAAGCTTCTCGAATATAAGAAATTGCATTGCCTACACTCAGGCGTTTAATGTTTCACGCTCACGTCAAAACTACACTCATCCGAAAAGCAAACGTtgaattcacctggattttcacgtaggcgctgattacgtgaatttttgcttgacttACGTGAATCATTTGGATGTTAATACAAATTCACTTGATCCGTACGTGATATTCACATAGCCGTTTGCTGTCAACacaaagacacattcgatttacgtgaaaatccagtgatccgcCAAGCACAAACGGATTTGGTGCATTTTATGTGAGGTTCACGTAGCTCTAAATAACTTACTCAtgtaaaatctatgtgaaagaaTATGGCCAGTTCTCAATATGGCTTCCATCCAGCAGTTGTTGCAGGCAGTTAGAGAAATTACGGgtgatttaactgattttttggTAAGTATATATacctaaatattttgttgtgtgatttttgttaacatCTTTTCCCTTTTCAGCAGAATTTGGAATTGAACAGCTGGGACGAACAGGCAACGGCTAACAAGGGACATTCATGAAATTGTCGCggcgaaatatttttaaataaaaaagtgaagtgAAGTGTACAGTGCGTGCTTGGTGTTATATCAATTGTTCCAGAAAATAAAATGtgtctacaaaattaaaacatttttatttatttgttcggAAAGGACTAACTACATTAACCTACGTTCatctttaacaaaatttatgtgaaaggCATGTAGCAAAACGAATCCCTATTCACATTCGATCTGCGTTATTTCCACATACACTTCAAATAGAACTCACCTACAGcgcatatgaaaattacgtgaattttgcTTGCTGTGCGAGCTCTgattgctacctgaaattcacgtaggttccacgtgattttcatgatggcaaaaatccatgtacattttcacgtagcgttcatgtgaaaagttttttcggtgtaggaaactttagaaaatttaatgtttggCTAGGGTTGACGGTTACATAATATTAcattcaattctaaaaaaaatgaaacggaaaaatgttgaaagatttttttttgtaacatctttattcgaaacggctcatacctttaggctgtAAGGAGCATAACTCATTTTGTTGGTTTACAATGGTGTGCTTAAATCTAGTTCATCACTTTTATTAGAATAGAAAAGAATATAGatatagggaaatatgaaaataaaaaaaaaatatagatgaagatcaatagctttaagaaaaaggtatatttcgaacatgtagtccaaatctatcaCGGCCAGTACATTTTCACAGGAACAtaaggtggttttcctcgggcccgaagggagtctatgaaattcgttctagcgacaagatggacctcacacgaccaaacaatatgctcgatgtcatggtaacctttgcCGCAACCACAAGTTGAAAGATTTCTCAAGACTTAAAATTGGAAgacttcaataaaaatgaacaaaaattagcaaaaatgaggaaaatgacgaacatgacaaaaacaacaaaactaactaaaatttaaaaagtgataaaaattacatacaCTGAACCAAACCTGgctatgaaatttaaaagatcGATCCAATAAATCTTATAGTTCTGGTACTAATAGAGGCTAAAGATAAATCCagtaaaaattataagaaagtcCAAtggattacaaaaattttctgtGCCAAGCAAAGTATACAAGAATTTCCTATAAATTTcatcagtttgaaaaaaagtacatTTGGCGAGATAATTCGTCCTTTCCGTGTACTTGAGTTCGTTTCAAGTTTGTTGGTTTTTTGATTGGTaagtaaattgtttttaatgtgATTATTGAAATAGAAATTGCTAAATTTCAAAATGCGCCGTGGAAATTGATGATAAATGTATCCTTCTTTAGGTAAATCTTTGTATCCCAGAGGGGGAGCAGCCCAGAAGAAAAACTCCGGATTTGAGCGGCTGCGAGTAAAGTAAagtaagattttaaaaattaatttatgttgaaattgaaattgtggTTTGCTTTTAGATTACATCAAATTGTCAGGatagtcagaaaaaaataaatctaatgtAGTCTACAGATGGAAACACCAGATTGCAATACGAAATGTGGTCAGCGGCCACCACCTTAACCACACCCGGTTtaaacgaaaaatttgatcatatCCCAGATGAACTGTCGGTACATTGCTAGTCCTCCAGAAAGCAGTGAATTGTGTGTGAAATTGTCGATCGAGTTTGTTTGGTAGGCGAGAATAAAATGTATTAACCatcaataaaaacttcaaataattattcaacttggaaataa
This sequence is a window from Uranotaenia lowii strain MFRU-FL chromosome 3, ASM2978415v1, whole genome shotgun sequence. Protein-coding genes within it:
- the LOC129758497 gene encoding BTB/POZ domain-containing protein 19-like translates to MSKVENVEPLLKDHKLSAFRNPDCLRNFVNNPLLSDITFRVGSSGAIIYGHAFPLVTASTVFYRMITKLLKDPEEDVVVPDIEPATFVEMLKFAYYGEPTLSAQNLVSVYYAAEKYELLGLLERCLRYIKKEESAVLKIYMTTNVPYKVEEACLAIICRNPFVLFRSPDFVNLFLEKLETICSCSELRCNEDQLIAAVKTWLNHKSEALQRGTFEKLLNIVRNRKQRWEDYHCKKRTAFGQMSYTTNRCEDIFLLTARKDLLLFGVGMYIGCKDSKLPMLISVDLMSNEEYIRNCQAYVTPKEDVFIYDLMFEKLTLKEGSQVTVICKGPQTDDTKLAKFALFNQTLDWTGDSSVLKLESSELGHTAIASIYFQDVADEILI